ACAGCTCCGCAAGCCAGAGCTGACAACCATCGGGGCAAAGCTTGTAATCTCATGACCCCATTATGGAGCGATAAGGACCAAATGTAAACTCGGCAATCTTCACAATAAAAAATCTTGCGCCGCGTCTGAGCCGTAAGCTCATAATGACACAACGCAAGATGTGATAATACCACTCCGAAAAACAGACGAGACGATTGATCGTTGTTGAGGTATTTGGAAAAGCACTGCGTGATCCATGAGAGTTCCGGATGTATGACTCCTTTGGCTTTGTTTCTCCTTAGTCATGGTGCCCGCACCATTCCTTCGTCGCGCCTTACCAAAGAACTCATTCATCTCGGCTATCGTCCCGTCTGTTTTACTACTTGATCATTGGCGTCAAAATAAGAGCTTAACCCGCTGAATATAAGTCAATTAGATTAAAATAAATCATAAAAACTCTTGACTTCACAGGTGTGGCGGCACGCTTGGTATGCCTATTCAAAGCTACCGAGGTCACTCGACCCAGCCTGCCGCCACATTGAATCTCACTCGGGATGAGATCGAAAGTTTAGCGAAGCAGGTAGGATTTATCAAGCGTCGCACTCAGGGATTTTCAGCCTCGGGATTTCTTCTTTCTCTTCTTAAAGCAGTGACTGGAGGCAAGGGGTCATTAAGCCAACTAGCCACTTCATTGGGAGCAACCGAAGTGAGGACTCTGACCAGGCAGGGGCTAGCCTATCGCTTTAGCTCACAAGGGTTGAAATTTATGCAAGAGTGCCTTGCTTTGGTCGGAAAAGATCTCCACAAGCCAAAGCATAAGGGGCTCATTCCTGTGAAGTTCTCCCGGGTCATTCTTCAGGATGCAACGCAAGTGCGCTTGCATCCCAAAAATGCAAAGCACTACAAAGGAATTGGAAACAAGTCAGGTGCAGTCTCATGTGCAAAGCTCGACACATTAACTGTTCTTTCTACTGGTGAAGTTGTATCAACTCTCCTTACCAACGGCAAAGAACAAGATCGAGTCAATGGCCACCAACTTTTTGATCATTTAAAGAAAGGCGATCTCGTTTTACGAGACATGGGATATTTTGATGTGAAAGCGTTCGCTAGGATCGAAGCGCAAGGAGCTTTTTGGGTAAGTCGTTTGACTGCTTTGGCCTCAGTCTGGGTTGATAATAAAACACCCATTGAAGAACTTCTCAGACNTACTTCCCAAGACGTTTTGGATCTGGGTGTCGTTGTGACTAAGAAACGTCACAAATGCCGACTCATTGCCGTGAGAGCACCGGAGGAAGTGGCGAACTTACGTCGAGCAAAGGCAAAGAAACACCGGAAAAAGATGGGGAGTCAACCTCGTAAGGAAAGCCTCCTGCGCGCAGGTTGGAGTCTTTATTTAACAAACCTTGATGTCGACGAAGTTGAGAGTCTCGATATAGTTAAAATATACGAGCAACGCTGGGCCATCGAAATTCAGTTTCGTGCTTTGAAAGGAAGTTCTAAAATTCGCAATTTACTCAATTGTAGGGCAAATAAAACTCATCTTCACATTCTGCTGACAGCACTGATGATCTATGCGCAGTTGATCGGAAAGTCCTATTGCTTCATGCTTGGGAAAAGTCAGAAGAAACGCAGCGTCAGCATTGAAAAAGTGGCGCAGTGGCTGTCGCTGAGAGTTGTCGAGATGAGATCTATCGAGGCTCCACTCACCTATGCCATCAAAAATCTGTTGCACGAAAAACGCCATCGAAAACCTTTAGCAGAAAGAGCTAAGTCCTTATTTTGACGCCAATGACTACTTGATATTAGAATTTGAGAAATGGTTGGCCTGCCGTTTACCGACTCCTGAATATCAGGTCCTGATTGAACAGTGTCGGAGGCTGAGCAGGCCCATGGTTCTGATGAACGCTTACTGAGCCTCTTCTTCGTTATCAGGCTGCTCGGCTTGTTTCATTTGTCCAGGCAAGATCCTAAGGCGAAGGCCATTACCGTCGACTTTCCCCAAATCAAGTCGGCCAACCCTGTCCCGAATGTCATCGGGGAGTGCTGCCTTGTCTTGTTCATTGTCATAGGGGCCTTCAAAAACGATTTCTCCTTTTTTATCGCGAACGACGACTTCCTTCTTTCCGTTTACGGTTTTCATCGTGACGGAGCCTTCCTCATCAGAGATGCTGATAGATGTTGATGCGTTCATTTGGAAGCCTTTCGCTCCATTGCCATCTTTGGGTATGGCTTTTTCGATATCGTCAAATCGAAGTTCCATCATCCCCTTTTGGTCGAATTGTTTACGCATACGATCCATGTGTTGTTGAATCTGCTTTTCAATCTTCATTCGCTCACCCTCTGGGATTTGGCCTCCGAGTCCTTTGAACATCCATGGATTGCCCCCTGGAGCATTACCCTGGGCTTTCCCGATTCGCATCTCTGCCGGGCGTTCACCCAAGGTGATTTTTTTCTCCACGCGTTTACCTGCGTGAATATACTGGATCTTCACTTCATCGCCAGGTTTGTGCTTGAAGATTTGCTCTCTGAGCTGGTCCTGACTGCCGATAGGAATTCCCTCGATCTGGGTGATGATGTCGTGAGGTTTGAGGCCAGCCTTATCGGCGGCCGAACCTGGAATAACATGGAAAAGAAGAAGCCCCTGCCCATCCTTGAGACCAAGGTGAAGCGATAGGATTTCGGACGCCGGAGCTCCGCCTAAGCCTAACATGGCACGTTTGACTTGAGCCACTTCTGGCGCATCGCCCTTGGCTTTAATTTCTTCACCCTGAGGCCCTTCTTTCGGCTTCGGGTCATTAGGTTCGGATGGACGCTCAATAGCCGTGACAGGTAATGCCAAAAGCATGGTTCCGATGCCAAAGGTGCTGAGCCATTTGATTCGTTGGTTGGTGGTTCTAGGGGTAGCTTTCATCGTTTAGCTAATGTGGTTGAGGTTAATGGAAGTTGGAATGGTCTTTGTTGGTTTTACGATGGGTGACAATCCACTGAAATGAGCAGCCAGACAAAAAAGTTGGAAGCCAACTTTCGATGAAAGCTGGGCGATCTGAAAGATAACCAGCTTCCTTCTTTGCCGTTCTTGATCAATAGATCAGTAGATCGGTCGATCAGGATGAGACCCGTATAGGATCCGCATAAGATCCATGAATTGTCACCTGAACTGTTACGAAGAGGTTGGATTGTCCACCCTCACTCGCTTTGTCAATACAGCGTAAACACAGGTTTATTCTGTCTAAAATTATTAATTAGTTTCCACCGGGATGAGCATGAAATCGACACCTGGAGATTTGATTTCAATTTCGCGTCCATCATCGTCTTTAACCTTGATGCGGTCGATATACTCCACCCGAATACATCGGTGTGGTACGTTGTCGCGAGTCATGATCACTCCGCTATCACTCGTGTGCGTTACCTTATGGCTATAGGTGTCGGGTTTGAGCCATTGACTGGAAATGGCGTTGGACTGCCCAGAATCAGGTCTTCGTGAATCTTGTCCCCCTGGAGAAGCCGCTTCTGGCAAGTTTGCCGTAGCTTGTTCTTTGCCGGGGTTCCAAAACCAAGCACTTAGAACTCCGAGCAGCGCCATAGCCGCGGCCGCTTTAAGCATGCCGTTGCCATGTCGGGAGGATTTCCTAGCCGGAAATGAAATGGTGTGTTTTTGAGCTTCCTCCTGATGTTGCCAGCTGTCCATCGCCTGGGACATCCGAAGCAAAAGATCATCCGGCATCGGAGCTGGTGAGAGTTGGTCAAGGTGAAGCTCGAGATCCGTGAGTTGAGCGTGCTCTTCCGGGAGTTGTTCGATACCCGGTTGAGCATCAGGCTGAACCTCCCACTGCTGCATCAGCATTTCCATCCGAGATAAGAGGTCGCCGGACAAGCGTTGTGGTGAGAGCTGTGTCAGCTGCATTTCAATGACGCGTAGTTCTTCGTCAAGGCTATGTTCCATGCTATTTGACATAATTGATCAAGTATAGGGTGCTTGGGGTGATGAGCCGATGGATAAGTTGAAAACAGCTTACTTCACGGCGATCGGGTTGAGATTTAGATGTCTTCCTGGATTCGAGATGTGTTGAGAGATTTACGAAGGCGTTCAAGTCCGTAGCGATACCGGGACGCCACTGTGTTTAAAGAAACGCCGAGGATTTCTCCGATTTCAGCAAACGTGCGTTCTCCCCAGATCTTCATAATGATGACTTCAGAGAATTTTTGAGGGAGCTTCTTGAGGTTTTTTTCAAGCAAAACCCTGGTTTCATCATTTGAGGATTCACTTTCAAACCACGGGTCCGTCACCCCTCCCGTTTGGACGCGACGATCAATCTCAGATTTTTCCTCACGCTTCGATCTGCGGTCATTTTTCCTTCCCAGATCAATGGCCAACCTGCGGATCGCGGTGTAAAGATACGGTTTCCACGACTCCTGACCGCCATCAAATGAACCTTCCTCTATTTTTCGAGCTAATTTGATCAGAGCGTCTTGCAGCACATCCTCAGCATCTTCCGTGCTTCTGGTTTGGTTTCGCGCAAAGAGCAACATCCGAGGACCGTTTTCCTGTAACCAGTCGGTCCAGGCGCCCTCCCTTAAGTCGTCGTGAAGATCGTGGACCCTTGCAAGCCGCGTGGACGCGCCTGCTTCTTCTCCCTCCTCATTGTCGAGGTCGAGTGCTGAATGGATCGATATGGTTGCCGGGGAGCCGTTCACAAGGTCACTTTATTTTCATGCATAGCGTCGCATCAATTCCAAATTGTGCAAGTGCCGGAAAGAAATTGATGTCATCTAAACATAGAAGGAAGCCTCTGAGGTGAAATCAAGTGGTTGAGCCGGACTTGAGCCATGCTCCGGTCCGGGATGCCGGCATCTGAGCTAAATCGTCTGGAGTTCCAGCCCCCACCACTTGCCCGCCGTGTTTTCCCCCTCCAGGCCCAAGGTCAATGACCCAGTCCGCCGAGCGGATCACATCAAGGTTGTGTTCGACAATCACGAGGGAATTGCCGTCGTCACGGAGTCGTTTCAACACCTTCAACAAGATCCGGACATCGTTGTAGTGCAGGCCGGTTGTCGGCTCATCGAGCAGATAGAGGCAATGCCCTTGATTAGGCTTGGAGAGTTCATCTGCAATTTTGACTCGTTGGGCCTCGCCTCCGGACAGACTATTGGCCGCTTGCCCCAGGTGGACATACCCCAGCCCCACATCACACAAGGCTTGAAGAATGCGTTTCAGTTTGGGGACGGGATCAAAAAACGAGCTGGCTTCTTCCGCTGTCATTTCCAAAATTTCCGCAATATTGCGACCCTTGTAGGTGACTTCGAGCGTTTCACGGTTGTATCTTTTTCCGGAACAGGCGTCGCAGGTGACGTAGGCATCACTCAGGAAATGCATGTCGATCCGAATCTGTCCGTCACCCTGGCATTTTTCACAGCGCCCTCCTTTCATATTGAAGCTAAACCTCCCCGCCTGATACCC
This genomic stretch from Oceaniferula marina harbors:
- a CDS encoding RNA polymerase sigma factor — encoded protein: MNGSPATISIHSALDLDNEEGEEAGASTRLARVHDLHDDLREGAWTDWLQENGPRMLLFARNQTRSTEDAEDVLQDALIKLARKIEEGSFDGGQESWKPYLYTAIRRLAIDLGRKNDRRSKREEKSEIDRRVQTGGVTDPWFESESSNDETRVLLEKNLKKLPQKFSEVIIMKIWGERTFAEIGEILGVSLNTVASRYRYGLERLRKSLNTSRIQEDI
- a CDS encoding S1C family serine protease — encoded protein: MKATPRTTNQRIKWLSTFGIGTMLLALPVTAIERPSEPNDPKPKEGPQGEEIKAKGDAPEVAQVKRAMLGLGGAPASEILSLHLGLKDGQGLLLFHVIPGSAADKAGLKPHDIITQIEGIPIGSQDQLREQIFKHKPGDEVKIQYIHAGKRVEKKITLGERPAEMRIGKAQGNAPGGNPWMFKGLGGQIPEGERMKIEKQIQQHMDRMRKQFDQKGMMELRFDDIEKAIPKDGNGAKGFQMNASTSISISDEEGSVTMKTVNGKKEVVVRDKKGEIVFEGPYDNEQDKAALPDDIRDRVGRLDLGKVDGNGLRLRILPGQMKQAEQPDNEEEAQ
- a CDS encoding IS4 family transposase; its protein translation is MPIQSYRGHSTQPAATLNLTRDEIESLAKQVGFIKRRTQGFSASGFLLSLLKAVTGGKGSLSQLATSLGATEVRTLTRQGLAYRFSSQGLKFMQECLALVGKDLHKPKHKGLIPVKFSRVILQDATQVRLHPKNAKHYKGIGNKSGAVSCAKLDTLTVLSTGEVVSTLLTNGKEQDRVNGHQLFDHLKKGDLVLRDMGYFDVKAFARIEAQGAFWVSRLTALASVWVDNKTPIEELLRXTSQDVLDLGVVVTKKRHKCRLIAVRAPEEVANLRRAKAKKHRKKMGSQPRKESLLRAGWSLYLTNLDVDEVESLDIVKIYEQRWAIEIQFRALKGSSKIRNLLNCRANKTHLHILLTALMIYAQLIGKSYCFMLGKSQKKRSVSIEKVAQWLSLRVVEMRSIEAPLTYAIKNLLHEKRHRKPLAERAKSLF